One Salvia splendens isolate huo1 chromosome 22, SspV2, whole genome shotgun sequence DNA segment encodes these proteins:
- the LOC121787331 gene encoding G-type lectin S-receptor-like serine/threonine-protein kinase At4g03230, whose product MMGCMHSLTAFSFSLVALLVISCCSKCEGRDSISVGEPLTESDKTLVSAEGRFELGFFDRNGGKYLGIWYYKVSPRTIVWVAGRDAALPVSCGGVRIREDDGNVKVECGDGKLHAVISLATSAGSNKTLQLLDSGNLVLVDASSGARLWQSFNEPTDTFLPGMKLSDTVKLSSWKNPDNPAIGNYSFQQEQGVYVIYESVNVRWKNNEPSSFMKDTFPFYIDDMLSGSSATTELYKKSAKKGIYKVSPFTTDFNNSRLVMNSLGQIQYYNLSNGMNWSSVWPAPDDPCSVYNKCGKFGVCNSSGKPMCTCPHGFIPDSSEDWEAGKYSDGCRVPPGECSNRKNFVSITLMRVGGDFKPITEAQQEEDCKHECLTLNDCKCHAYYFDFGNSSAGSRGTGKNSPTCWIWTNDVENLNLGDDVDADSINLFLRISEGAGAGAGAGEVNTRNDPEAQAPKSRNNAPRVYVIAIVALAGGIILLSFSACILYRRRAAERPGYHRRTEANSALFSTGSERQVNDLMQENGKGIDVPFYNLDSILSATDDFSDANKLGQGGFGPVYKGMFPGGHEIAVKRLSSCSSQGIEEFLNEVVLIAKLQHRNLVRLLGYCIKGSEKILLYEYMPNRSLDAFLFDEHNRLLLDWKKRFEIILGISRGLLYLHQDSRLRIIHRDLKTSNILLDEDMNPKISDFGLARIVQGKGTEASTNKVVGTYGYMSPEYALDGKFSTKSDVFSFGVVMLEIISGKKNTGFYNPQQVLNLLGYAWRLWCDNKSLDMIDPTLSGSCEKSEVIKCINIGLLCVQEDPNERPSMATVVLMLGSETSPLPLPTQPAFVVRRRLSSTPSSSSSAQPDSISVNELTFTMAQGR is encoded by the exons ATGATGGGCTGTATGCATTCTCTAACAgccttctccttctctctcgtCGCCTTATTAGTGATTTCGTGTTGTTCTAAATGTGAGGGTAGAGATAGCATCAGCGTTGGAGAGCCATTGACGGAGAGTGACAAGACTCTTGTATCAGCTGAGGGGCGATTTGAGCTTGGTTTTTTCGATAGAAATGGTGGCAAATATTTGGGCATATGGTATTACAAAGTGTCACCAAGAACCATCGTGTGGGTTGCGGGAAGAGACGCGGCACTGCCGGTATCATGTGGAGGTGTTCGGATCCGTGAGGATGATGGAAATGTCAAGGTTGAATGTGGCGATGGTAAACTTCACGCCGTTATAAGTCTTGCTACGTCTGCAGGTTCTAACAAAACACTGCAGCTGTTGGATTCTGGGAACTTGGTTCTTGTTGATGCTTCTTCAGGTGCAAGATTGTGGCAGAGTTTCAACGAGCCAACTGATACTTTTCTTCCTGGTATGAAACTGTCTGATACCGTCAAGCTGAGCTCGTGGAAGAATCCAGACAATCCAGCTATAGGAAACTACTCGTTCCAGCAAGAGCAAGGTGTGTATGTGATATACGAGAGTGTCAACGTGCGCTGGAAAAACAACGAGCCTAGCTCCTTCATGAAGGACACTTTTCCTTTCTATATAGACGACATGCTATCAGGCTCAAGCGCTACCACAGAGTTATATAAGAAAAGTGCAAAGAAAGGTATATACAAAGTATCTCCGTTTACAACTGACTTCAACAATTCAAGGTTGGTGATGAACTCTTTGGGACAGATACAGTACTACAATTTGAGCAATGGCATGAACTGGTCAAGTGTGTGGCCAGCGCCCGATGATCCTTGCAGCGTGTACAACAAATGTGGGAAGTTCGGTGTATGCAACTCATCCGGGAAACCTATGTGCACGTGCCCTCATGGATTCATTCCCGACTCCTCAGAAGACTGGGAGGCCGGGAAGTACTCTGACGGTTGCAGGGTCCCACCTGGGGAGTGCAGCAACAGGAAGAATTTTGTGAGTATAACGCTTATGAGAGTGGGCGGAGACTTCAAGCCAATTACTGAGGCCCAACAAGAGGAAGACTGCAAACATGAGTGTTTAACTTTGAATGATTGCAAGTGTCATGCCTACTATTTTGATTTCGGAAACAGCAGTGCTGGCAGCAGAGGAACGGGAAAAAATTCACCAACATGTTGGATTTGGACAAATGATGTCGAAAATCTTAATCTGggtgatgatgttgatgctgatAGCATTAACCTTTTTCTCCGCATATCCGAAG GTGCTGGTGCAGGTGCAGGTGCAGGTGAGGTTAACACCAGAAACGACCCTGAGGCTCAGGCACCTAAGAGTCGGAACAACGCACCAAGAGTATATGTGATCGCCATCGTTGCTTTGGCAGGTGGGATTATACTACTTTCTTTCTCCGCCTGTATCTTGTATAGAAGGAGGGCGGCTGAAAGACCAG GTTATCACAGACGCACTGAAGCTAATTCGGCACTCTTCTCGACTGGGAGTGAACGACAAGTGAATGACTTGATGCAAGAAAATGGCAAGGGGATTGATGTTCCTTTTTACAATCTTGATTCCATCTTGTCTGCCACGGACGATTTCTCAGATGCAAATAAGCTCGGGCAAGGTGGATTCGGGCCGGTCTATAAG GGAATGTTTCCGGGGGGACATGAAATTGCAGTGAAGAGACTGTCGAGCTGCTCAAGCCAAGGAATCGAGGAATTCCTCAATGAGGTCGTCTTGATTGCCAAGCTTCAACATAGGAATCTAGTTAGGCTTCTGGGATACTGCATCAAGGGGAGTGAAAAAATCTTGCTTTATGAATACATGCCTAATAGAAGCTTAGATGCCTTCTTATTTG ACGAACACAACCGGTTGCTACTCGACTGGAAGAAGAGGTTCGAGATCATATTGGGGATATCCCGAGGGCTGCTGTATCTTCACCAAGATTCGAGGTTGAGAATCATTCATCGTGATCTGAAAACGAGCAACATCTTGCTAGATGAAGATATGAACCCCAAGATTTCGGATTTTGGTTTGGCGAGGATCGTTCAAGGCAAGGGGACAGAAGCAAGCACAAACAAAGTGGTCGGAACCTA TGGCTATATGTCTCCAGAATACGCGTTGGACGGGAAATTCTCAACCAAATCCGATGTTTTTAGCTTCGGAGTGGTGATGCTAGAGATCATAAGTGGGAAGAAAAACACAGGCTTCTACAATCCTCAACAAGTCCTAAATCTGTTAGGTTAT GCATGGAGACTGTGGTGTGACAACAAGTCCCTCGACATGATCGACCCGACGCTGTCGGGTTCGTGCGAGAAATCCGAGGTGATCAAGTGTATTAACATAGGGCTACTCTGTGTCCAAGAAGATCCCAACGAACGTCCCTCCATGGCGACTGTTGTCTTAATGCTGGGGAGTGAGACGAGCCCTCTTCCCCTCCCGACTCAGCCGGCATTTGTCGTGAGGCGACGGCTCTCGAGCACGCCGTCGTCATCTTCTTCCGCCCAACCGGACTCCATCTCAGTCAACGAGCTCACTTTTACTATGGCACAAGGGCGGTGA